The Marivirga tractuosa DSM 4126 genome contains the following window.
ATTACTGGCGAGATAATAGATTACAGATTACAAAGTTCAAATTGTTTTCTTGAGTCGTATTTTGTAGAATCCATTCAAGGAGAAGGGATCTACCACAACTTGAATCTTTCCTCTTTGTCGGGAGTGGAGAAAGTGAGAATAGAAAAAAGGTCATCAAGTGACGAGGAATGGGAAAATTTAAAGGAATTTTCAGCTAGTAGTTTTAATATCGAATTTTTAGAAACTGATCCAGACAATGGGCTCAATACCTCAAGAGCAATAGTACTTTTTACGAATGGAGAGGAAGTCGTCAGTGAAATTCAATCTACTTATTATGTCAAATCTTCAGATTTCATCCTCTATCCAAATCCAATAGAAAAGGAAGTGGATTTGAAAGTATTTGCGAAAAATGCACTTCCTGAAGCATTTATTTCATTTTACAATTTACAAGGTCAGTTGATCTTAACAACTGCTATTCCTAATGATAGGAATTTTATTGACCTAGAGATTTTAAGTGCGGGAATGTATTTTTATAAGATTGTAGAAAACACTACTATAGTCTCCAGTGGTAAAATTTTAGTGCAATTTTGAGTGTTACCAGAAAGTTCGCTCCAATAACTTGCTAATTTAACCATTTATATAATTCCCGAAATTTTCATTGTTCTCATTAGCATTTTCCCGTAAACTCGTGAAATGAATAAATTTTTCTTCACACGCTTGCAATACGAATCAGGGGATTGGAATGTGGATCAACGGATGCCAAGCAATCTTCTGAATTCCCTAATTGAATATACTAATATACCGGTTGATACAAAAGAAAGGGTAGTCGCATTAAGCAGTGATGAAATATTTGAATGCCCATTTTGTTATCTCAGTGGTCATAAATTGGTGCAATTCACACAAGCTGAAAAAGAAAATTTTATTAAATATATAGATAATGGTGGCTTCATCTTTGTCGATGATTGCAATCATGATATTGATGGTCTTTTTTCAAAATCATTTGAAAGTCAGATGGCTGAAATATACGGAGAAGAAGGATTAAAGAAAATACCGAATGACCATCCGATCTATTTTAGCTTTTTTGAATTCGATGATGGACCACCCACCACTTCGCAAGAATTGAATGGTTGGGGAGATGATATTGTGCATGATTATTTAAAAGCTATTGAAAAAGACGGGAAAATAAGAGTGCTATATAGCAATAAAGATTATGGTTGCGAATGGGATTACGATTTCAGAAACAAAAGATGGCTGGCAGAAGACAATACTAAGTTTGGGGTGAATATAGTGGTGTATGCAATAGCCCCCTAACCCGCCAGCTGGCCGGGAATTGGTAGAAGCAAATATTGAATTAGGGTTGAAAAAGTTAGAAGTTAGAAGCTTGAAGTGGGAAGTATGGTTTGGTGCAGGATGTTGGATGTAGGGTGATTAGGTTAGTACCGAAGGTCAGACCATTTGGCTATTAGAAATATGGTTGAAATAGAAAGCTGTAAGCCAGAAAGGGTAGAAACAAGAGAAAAAAGTCCCGTAGGGAAGAACTTATGGTAGTAGAAACAAAAAACAGCAAAACCCAAGCCCCGTAGGGGTGACATTAAAGGAAAATGGAAGATATACAAAATACAGTTGCAAAGTTTAAAGATGCCCGAAAGGAGCTATCCAAGGCCATTATTGGTCAGGAGAATGTTGTAAGTGAAGTTTTTATGGCTTTGCTGGCGGATGGACATATATTGTTGGAAGGAGTTCCTGGATTAGGGAAAACGCTTTTGGTGCGTTCATTAGCCAAGGTATTGCAGTTAGATTTTCATAGGGTTCAATTTACACCTGATCTAATGCCTGCTGATATTATTGGTATGGAAGTTTTGGAAGAGGATAGAAGTACTGGAAAGCGCTTTTTTCAATTCAACAAAGGTCCGGTTTTTACCAATATTTTGCTAGCAGATGAAATTAATAGAACACCTCCAAAGACACAATCTGCATTATTGGAAGCTATGCAAGAGCGTGAAGTTACTTATGCTGGTAAAACCTATAAATTACCCGAGCCTTTCTTCCTTTTGGCTACTCAAAACCCTTTGGAGCAGTCAGGTACTTATCCTTTGCCAGAGGCACAGCTGGATCGATTTTTATTTTATACTGTCGTGCAATATCCTGCTGAGCAAGAGGAAGTTGACATCCTTCAGCTCACCACCGGCAATCAGAAAAATCAACTAAATCCTACTCTCACAGCTGAAGAAATTCTAAAAGCCAGAAGCTGGGTAAGGGATATTCATATTGATAAGGATTTATTGGTGAAGGTGAGTCAATTGGTGCGCTCTACTCGTCCACAAACTTCAGAAATAGAATTAGTAAAGCAATATGTAGATTGGGGGGCAGGCCCAAGAGCCGGGCAATCCATAGTATTAGCAGCTAAAGCCCATGCCTTTCTGGATGGCAGACTCTCCGTTATTCCAGTAGATATAAAAGCAGTGGCTTTGGCAGTACTTCGCCATAGAGTAGTATTGAATTTTGTGGCAAAAACGGAGAAATTCACAGTGGAAGAATTGATTCCGGAGCTTCTGAAGACTTTTAAATAGTGCCTATTAGCCAATAATTGAGAAACTTAATTATTTACTTGATAATCATAATCAAATGATAAACTTTGAATTCATATAAGTCCTGATGCAATCCATGAATCAATTATTTCAAATGCCTGACTTTGAGTCACTCAAAGCACTTCAATTGTATATAAAACATCACATTG
Protein-coding sequences here:
- a CDS encoding DUF4159 domain-containing protein → MNKFFFTRLQYESGDWNVDQRMPSNLLNSLIEYTNIPVDTKERVVALSSDEIFECPFCYLSGHKLVQFTQAEKENFIKYIDNGGFIFVDDCNHDIDGLFSKSFESQMAEIYGEEGLKKIPNDHPIYFSFFEFDDGPPTTSQELNGWGDDIVHDYLKAIEKDGKIRVLYSNKDYGCEWDYDFRNKRWLAEDNTKFGVNIVVYAIAP
- a CDS encoding AAA family ATPase, coding for MEDIQNTVAKFKDARKELSKAIIGQENVVSEVFMALLADGHILLEGVPGLGKTLLVRSLAKVLQLDFHRVQFTPDLMPADIIGMEVLEEDRSTGKRFFQFNKGPVFTNILLADEINRTPPKTQSALLEAMQEREVTYAGKTYKLPEPFFLLATQNPLEQSGTYPLPEAQLDRFLFYTVVQYPAEQEEVDILQLTTGNQKNQLNPTLTAEEILKARSWVRDIHIDKDLLVKVSQLVRSTRPQTSEIELVKQYVDWGAGPRAGQSIVLAAKAHAFLDGRLSVIPVDIKAVALAVLRHRVVLNFVAKTEKFTVEELIPELLKTFK